GATGCCTTCAATGACGAAGCCGTCGCGGCCCACGACCAGCACCGCCAGCACGCCCTCCACCTTGGCCAGCTCCGCCAGGACGTCCTTGATCTGTGACATCGTCCGGATCCTCCCGTTCACACCGCCGGGTCCAGCAGCGCCCTCAGCTTGGTCAGCGAGTTGGCCAGCACCCGGGAGACGTGTTTTTGTGAGATGCCGATCCGTCTGGCTGCTTCCATCTGGGTCAGGTCGGTGAAGAAGAGGTAGTAGAGCACCCGCCGCTGCAGCGGGTTCAGCTTTTCCATGGCCTCGAAAAGCACGATGCGGTCTTCCAGGGGGAGCTGGGTGGCGGTGGGAGACTTGTGCCGGGTGCGGTCGCGGTCGACGCGCAGGTCACCGGTCTCCTCATCCGCCTCCAGGGAGATGGTGCGCAGCACCTCCCGCGTCTTCAGGGCCTCCAGGAGTCCTTCCTCCTCCACATTGAGCTCCGAGGCCAGCTGCTCCAGCGGAGGGAAGCGCCCCTCCTCGCTGATGTACCGGGCCGCCGCCTCCTCGATCTGGTGGTTAAGCTTCTGCAGCCAGCGCGGCTTGCGGATGGTGTCCCGGTGGTCGCGCAGGTAGTGTCGGATCTCCCCGCGGATGAGGTGGCTGGCGTAGGTGACGAACTTGACCCCGCGTGTGGGGTCGAACATCTCCACGGCATTGAGCAGACCGATGAAGCCTACCTGCATCAGGTCGTCGCCGGGGACTCCGGAGAAGATGAAGTCGGCCACGATGCGCCGCACCAGCGGCGTGCAGGTCAGGACGATCTCCTCCCGCACCGCGGGGTCGCGGGTGGCCCGGTAGCGGGCGACCAGCTCGTCCTCGCCCCGCGCCGGTTGTTGCGGTGGCAGGGACGGCGCCGCCCCTCCGTCGTGCGGTGTGGACGTGCGAGAGGACGCTGCTGTGGGATATGTGCCCAGCTGGCCACGGGCTGCCATCGGTGCTCCCCTCCGGCGGCGTGACCCCGAAAGCCGGTGAGATGCCCGCGGCAGGTTGAGCCTGTCGGGGCAGCAGGCTCAGAGCGGCGATGCATGCAGCGATGTGAGGTGCGATGTCCGCCTGAAAGCGAAGTCCCCCTCGGTGGTGCCACCGAGGGGGACTTCAAACGCCTTTTTCCCTTCGGCAGCCCGGCCGACCGCTTCCCTGGTCCCGTGGCTTTGCGCCCCCACCTCGCGATGGGTTTGCCTTTTCGGGGACTTCCTATGAAGTTGTGCTTCACCTTATTCTACACACCTCCCGCAACTCCTGCTGCGTCGCGCAAGAAATCTGTCCACAGCGGCCTTCGCCCCACCTTCCGCCGATTCCGCCCGGATCCTCCCGCCCCCTTCACGCCATTTTCTCAGGATGCGGACGGCCCGGCGCGGGGACGAGGACTGTAGCGGCGGAAGACCAGCCGGCGGTCCACCAGGCCGCTGAGGACACCGTCCACCTGGTCCAGCGGGACGGCCGCCGCGCGCGCAACCTCCTCGAGGGTGCGGCTGCCGTCCAGCAGCGGGAGCCACCCGACGATCTCCTGGCCGAACCGGATGATCAGGTCGCGCAGCGCCTCGGGTTTGGCCAGGTCCACGGTGGGGGCCAGGAGGAAGCGCTCGTCGCCCCGAAATCGACGAGACACCTCACTCCCGGCCGGGACCACCGTGGGCTCCCTGGATTCTGCCGGCACGGGTAGGGGAGACTCTACAGGTGGCGGGACCGCGGAGGGGGGCTCATCCGCCGCGACCGGGGAAACCGCCTCCGCCTCACCCGAGGGGACGGGCTCCTGCTGCCCGGGCTCCCGCTGCGACGGGGCGAGCTCTTGCTGTGCGGGCTCCCGCTGCGGTGAAGGCTCCGGGGGCGGGAAGAGGTCCACGGCCACGCGGCCGCGGTAGATCTGCAGCAGCCCCTCCTGCAAAGGGAAGGTACCGTCTGTCCCGAGGACAGCTCCCTGGTGGAAGCGCGCCGCCCGCACCAGGCCGTCCTGCACGATCCACGCGGCCGCAGCATCGCCGATGAGCACGGCGACGCCGTTGAACCCGTGTTGCTGGGCCCACCGGACCCAGGCTTCTGTGGAGACGACCTCCGCCGGCAGGGCCGGATGTACCAGCGCCAGGTCGCGCAGTGCCGCCGCCCAGCGCGCCGGAAGAGGCACCTGTCCCCAGCGCGGCGGAGGCATCCGCTCCAGGCGGCGAGCCACTGAGGTGAGGGCGTGCTCCCCCTCCGCCCACCCTTTGCCGTCCCACAGGTGGATGCGGGGACGGCCGTCGACGAAGAGCAGGACCGCCTCGCTCTCGGGCCAGCGCAGCCAGAGGTAGCCGTTCCACTGGTGCCGCTGCGCCACCCAGGTGGCCCAGCGGGCAGGGGTGAGGACTAGCGACGCAGTGCCGCCGCGTACCGCCATCAGAGTGCCTCGATCATCCGCCGGTGCCAGGTCCCGCTGGCGGAGAGCGCCGCAAGCCCGGTCACGCGCAACAGGTTGACCGGGTGAACGTGCGTGTACAGCTCGTAGGAGGCCAGGTAGGCCAGGCCCGGACCGGCCAGGGCCAGGCAGGCCACGCCTGCAGCCACCCCCAGCCAGACGTATCCGGAGACGCCGCCGCGGAAGGCGATGGCCGGTCCCAGGGCCAGCGGCACCAGCAGAGCCGGCATGCCAGCGTAGAAGAGGTCGAGACCCTTCTCCAGGGGGTGGAGCGGGCTGGAGAGCACCGGCCACATGAACCAGCCGACCAGCGTAACCCCCAGCAGCGCACCGCAACCCGCCAGCGCCAGCCGCTGCCACGACGGGAGCATGGGGCTCACCAGGAGGAACTCATCCCCCAGGGCAGCGAGCAGCAGGAGGAAGGCCGTCACCTGGAAGGCGTCGGCCGCGGACGGGTAGAGGCGCGCCGGGCCGGACCACTCCCGCAGGGCGTAGACCAGCAGCCCTACCACCCACACCCCCGGTGCCCAGGCCGCCAGGTGCCAGACACGTCGCTCGCGGTCTCGGGGACCGTAGGTGCGCGCCGCCCGCAGGAGGGCCGTCGTCGCAGCAGCCGCGGCCAGGACCTGCAAGGTGAGGCTGAGCAGGTGCTGCACCAGGCGCGCGCCCGCGTCTACCGGCACGGGCAGGAAGACCGCCAGGCCGGCGGCGACCAGGAGGAGCGGCAGCATCAGCGCGACCACTTCTCAGTCTCCCTGCGCTGCGGACTGCAGGATCTGCTTCACGGCGTCCTCGCAGGCGAAGTCTCGGGCCAGCGTCAGCAGCAGCCGCTCCGTGAAGGCCGACCCGGCCACCCGCCGCAGCCCCTCTGCCACGCGGCGCAGGGCGGCGGCGCCCTGCTCCGGGCTGAGGCGGCCCTGTATCGCGCCCCCGGAGGCGGTGGCGTGTGGTGCCATCGCCGCATTGGCCGCCTCCTCCAGTTGCAGGGCCAGCGGGCTTCCACGGTGCCGTCGCACCCGCGCCAGCGCCTCAGGCAGCAACCGCTCCCACGGCACAGCTCCCGGGCTGCGACCTGAACCCTCACCGCCAGCCGCCACCCGGGGGGTCGGCAGACCGCGCAGCCGGGCCACCAGTCCGGCCCCGCCGCCTGCGGCGCGCCCATCCGCAGGCGCGCCCCGCCCGTCCTTCTCCTCCGCCCCGCGCAGCGCGGCATCGGCGGCAGCGCCGAGTGGCGGAGCCGACCCCGGATGGACGGAGACCAGCGCGTCCGGGTCCGCCCACACCAGGCGGAGCGCCGCCAGGGGGTCCTCCTGCTGCAGCAGCACGTCGCCCGCACCCGCGGGCAGCACCCAGGCACCGTGCAGGCGACCGCAGTCAAACCACAGCGCCGCCTCTCCGGGGCGGCCGGCGGCGTACATCAGGCCGCTGAAGCCACGACGCCGCAGCAGCGCCACCAGCGGGTCGAGACGCAGATAGGCGGGCCGCAGGTCGTCGTACAGCGGCCGCTCCGCGCGGGCCACCCGCAGCAGCGTCTCCGCTTGCAGCCGGGAGAGGGCAGGCATCTACCTGATCCCCCGCTCCCTGTAGTAGCGGTGCGCCCCCGGATGCGCGGGGATGGGCATCCCCCGGCGGGCGGCCACAAGGCTGATATCCTGGCCACGGGCGTGGGCCCGGCGCAGTCGGTCAGCATGCTCCCACAACGCCCGGGTCAGGCTGTAGACGAGCTGCTCGTCCGCCTCCTGGCGCGTCAGCAGCATGGCCACTACCGCCACGGTATCCACAGGACGGTCCTGCCCGCGGTAGGCGCGTGCCGGAATCTCCGCGGCGCTGTAGAGGGGATACTGCACGCGCAGGGCGTCCGCTGCAGCCCGCGGGATGGGTAATAGCTGCAGGTCCCCTCCGGCCGTCGCCTCCTGCACGGCGGCGGTGGAAATGCCCGCGGTGAAGAAGGCGGCGTCGATCAGCCCGTCCCTGAGCTGGTCGGCCGCCTCGGCGAAGGTGAGAAACTCCTGGTGCATGCGGGCGGCATCCAGGCCGAAGTGACGCAGGATCTGCCGGGCGTTCACTGCGGTCCCGCTCCCTGGTGCTCCCACCGCCACGCGCCGCCCCTTCAGATCGGTGATACC
The nucleotide sequence above comes from Armatimonadota bacterium. Encoded proteins:
- a CDS encoding sigma-70 family RNA polymerase sigma factor; the encoded protein is MAARGQLGTYPTAASSRTSTPHDGGAAPSLPPQQPARGEDELVARYRATRDPAVREEIVLTCTPLVRRIVADFIFSGVPGDDLMQVGFIGLLNAVEMFDPTRGVKFVTYASHLIRGEIRHYLRDHRDTIRKPRWLQKLNHQIEEAAARYISEEGRFPPLEQLASELNVEEEGLLEALKTREVLRTISLEADEETGDLRVDRDRTRHKSPTATQLPLEDRIVLFEAMEKLNPLQRRVLYYLFFTDLTQMEAARRIGISQKHVSRVLANSLTKLRALLDPAV
- a CDS encoding TAXI family TRAP transporter solute-binding subunit, whose product is MVLILAGAIGLSGPAEAGQRTYVVVATGEVGGVYFPLGTALAEIWSATVPGVQAMAQVTAGSVANVRLVARGDADVAFAQHDVVWYAARGVEPFAELGRPLAGNLRGVAMLYPEVVQVVTLKGRGINGITDLKGRRVAVGAPGSGTAVNARQILRHFGLDAARMHQEFLTFAEAADQLRDGLIDAAFFTAGISTAAVQEATAGGDLQLLPIPRAAADALRVQYPLYSAAEIPARAYRGQDRPVDTVAVVAMLLTRQEADEQLVYSLTRALWEHADRLRRAHARGQDISLVAARRGMPIPAHPGAHRYYRERGIR